A region of the Myxococcus guangdongensis genome:
GAGTCCCGCAGGGGCTATCGGAGTTGAAGAAGATGACCAAGCGAACGGAGGACAACGTGGAAATCCATCTAAAGTCCGCGATAGATCGCCTCCATCATCTACTGAGGACAAACATCAAACTCATTCCCCAGTATGACGTAGAGGTGCACGACAAGGAAGGGCGTCCTGTCATCATCGTCAACGTCAAGAGAGGTGACCACCCTCCTTACGCCACGGCCCAGAACGAGTATTTTGTTCGCCATGGCTCTAGCAGCATGCGCCCAGAGCCTGATGAGCTACGGCGCCTTCTGAGCCGAGAGAGCAGCTACGTGGTGTCATGGACTCTTTGAGGACGCCACTGCACCGGAGCCCCCGCACGCTCCGGCAGGTTGACCGCTCAGGCGAGGACGCCCCTCCTCGCCTGAGGATAGACACCTGGCGCCTCGCGGACTCCCGCATCGCACATCTCACCCGCGCCACGGTCCGACGACTGTCGGCACTCGGGTGACAGGGTGAAATGTCGCAGAGGAGGCGAGAAGGTCTTCACCCGTGTCGAGGCAGGGCTTCGACCTTTTGGCAATTCAAGGCGGGCAGGAGCGATGATGCGGTCGGCGAGAACCGGAGGTCCTCATGCGTGGTGGCACCCTTCGAAGTTCGCAAGCGCAGGCACTCGTTCGCCTGCTCAATGAAGCCCACGCATTGCCGCCGACAGTGGAGATGCGCTCCCGGCATCTGCTGCGTGGAATCTGTCGCATCCTGGAGGCGGAGGCGGGAGCGTGTGTCCTGGAGCGGGATTTCAGACCGGGAGCCCAAGAGGAGTTCGCGGAGCTTGTCCTGGAGGGGTGGGATGGGCGGGCCGTGGCGGCCCTCGATGCGCTCCGGCGGCTGGGGAGTGGCTGCAATCCCGCCATCCGCTCCTTGAGGGAGCGCGGTGCATCGCATGACGGGGGCATCGTCACGGCGACCCGCCGGGAGCTGGTGGAAGACCGCACCTGGTATGGCGCGCCCTATATCGACCGCTACCTGCGCCCCACCGGGCTCGATGACTCGCTCTACTCGAGCCGCTGGTCGGGGACGAAGGGAGCGGCGCGGGGCATCGGAATCTATCGTGCGCGGAGTGCTCGCCCCTTCGATGTCGCGGACCGGGAGCTGCTGCACCTGTTCCACACCGAGTGTGGCGCCATGTTCGAACCACCCGCCCCCCCGGCGCGAGCCCTCCCCACCCCAGCGCTGTCCCCCCGCGAGCGACAGACCTTGGCGCTCCTCCTCCAGGGCCTCGG
Encoded here:
- a CDS encoding response regulator transcription factor, which codes for MAALDALRRLGSGCNPAIRSLRERGASHDGGIVTATRRELVEDRTWYGAPYIDRYLRPTGLDDSLYSSRWSGTKGAARGIGIYRARSARPFDVADRELLHLFHTECGAMFEPPAPPARALPTPALSPRERQTLALLLQGLGDKQIADRLGISRFTVNQYTKTLYRHFQVQSRASLIARMLGRETQEPWLALVTGQTQKYD